From Acidimicrobiales bacterium, one genomic window encodes:
- a CDS encoding ABC transporter ATP-binding protein — protein sequence MSARGLSPESEDPVSLLDDDVVPDVSAFQVLRRGLAISPELRTGLRVTVVLALVAALGRLVIPITIQQVLDRGVLSDEGYRPGFVWAVSAGAMLIVIGVMIASRMAQIRLVIAAEAVLLGLRTRAFDHIHKLSLADHNESRRGVLVSRVTSDVESLAQFTQWGAISWVINSSIITGALAVMLVYNWQLTLVVIVCHLPLLPFLKWVQKRQFNAYSLVRTRVAETLGQTSEAVTGAPVIRAYGYDGPVRARLDDAIDNQYRSQMRSVVWFAGLLPVVDFFSSLSLAAAVGVGVWYSDVVDVGVGELVAFLFLVNLLLNPIAELGEVLDQTQTALAGWWKILRVLDVPIAVEEPELGTHLPSGPLAITVAGVGFRYRTGEQVLYDVDVEIPAETNVAIVGETGSGKTTFARLLARLADPVGGVVTIGGLDLRSVDPASRRAAIRMVPQDGFLFDTTIEENIRYGRIGATRDEAEAAIEALGLTQWLSGLPLGIDTPVGERGGRLSVGERQLIALARAQVADPGLLLLDEATSAVDPETEEALASALARLAIGRTTISVAHRLSTAERADLVLVFDAGRIVQKGHHDELVAVDGIYRGLHESWIGNTRNSSA from the coding sequence ATGAGCGCTCGCGGCCTGTCGCCGGAGTCGGAGGATCCCGTATCCCTGCTCGATGACGACGTCGTCCCCGACGTGTCGGCGTTCCAGGTGCTGCGGCGGGGTCTCGCCATCAGTCCGGAGCTGCGGACCGGGCTTCGCGTCACGGTCGTGCTCGCCCTGGTCGCCGCGCTCGGCCGGTTGGTCATCCCGATCACCATCCAGCAGGTGCTCGACCGCGGTGTGCTCAGCGACGAGGGCTATCGGCCCGGCTTCGTCTGGGCCGTGTCGGCCGGCGCGATGCTGATCGTGATCGGCGTGATGATCGCGAGTCGCATGGCCCAGATCCGATTGGTCATCGCGGCCGAGGCGGTCCTGCTCGGCCTGCGGACCCGGGCCTTCGACCACATCCACAAGCTGAGCCTCGCCGACCACAACGAGAGCCGGCGCGGCGTGCTCGTCAGCCGGGTGACCTCCGATGTCGAGTCGCTCGCCCAGTTCACCCAGTGGGGCGCGATCAGCTGGGTGATCAACTCGTCGATCATCACCGGCGCCCTGGCCGTGATGCTCGTCTACAACTGGCAGCTCACCCTCGTGGTCATCGTCTGCCATCTCCCGCTCCTGCCGTTCCTCAAGTGGGTGCAGAAGCGACAGTTCAACGCCTACAGCCTCGTACGCACCCGCGTGGCGGAGACCCTCGGCCAGACCTCGGAGGCCGTCACCGGGGCCCCCGTCATCCGCGCCTACGGCTACGACGGACCGGTGCGGGCCCGCCTCGACGACGCGATCGACAACCAGTACCGGTCGCAGATGCGGTCGGTGGTCTGGTTCGCGGGGTTGTTGCCGGTCGTCGACTTCTTCTCCTCACTGTCGCTGGCCGCGGCCGTCGGGGTCGGCGTGTGGTACTCCGACGTGGTCGACGTCGGGGTCGGTGAGCTCGTGGCGTTCCTCTTCCTCGTCAACCTCCTGTTGAACCCGATCGCCGAGCTGGGCGAGGTGCTCGACCAGACCCAGACGGCACTGGCGGGTTGGTGGAAGATCCTCCGCGTGCTCGACGTTCCGATCGCGGTCGAAGAACCCGAACTGGGCACCCACCTGCCGAGCGGACCTCTGGCGATCACCGTCGCCGGCGTCGGCTTCCGCTACCGGACGGGCGAGCAGGTGCTCTACGACGTCGATGTCGAGATCCCCGCCGAGACCAATGTCGCCATCGTGGGGGAGACCGGGAGCGGCAAGACCACGTTCGCCCGGCTGCTGGCTCGCCTCGCCGATCCGGTCGGAGGGGTGGTGACGATCGGTGGGCTCGACCTGCGATCGGTCGACCCGGCGTCTCGTCGCGCCGCGATCCGGATGGTCCCTCAGGACGGCTTCCTGTTCGACACCACGATCGAGGAGAACATCCGCTACGGACGCATCGGTGCGACACGCGACGAGGCCGAGGCCGCGATCGAGGCACTGGGACTCACCCAGTGGCTGTCGGGCCTGCCGCTCGGCATCGACACGCCGGTCGGCGAGCGCGGTGGTCGACTCTCGGTCGGTGAGCGGCAACTCATCGCTCTGGCCCGCGCCCAGGTCGCCGATCCCGGACTCCTCCTGCTCGACGAGGCGACCTCCGCGGTCGACCCCGAGACCGAGGAGGCCCTCGCGTCGGCCCTGGCGCGTCTCGCGATCGGGCGGACGACGATCTCCGTCGCTCATCGGCTGTCGACCGCCGAGCGGGCCGATCTCGTGCTCGTCTTCGACGCCGGTCGCATCGTCCAGAAGGGGCACCACGACGAACTCGTCGCGGTCGACGGGATCTACCGGGGACTCCACGAGTCCTGGATCGGCAACACGCGCAACTCCTCGGCCTGA
- a CDS encoding glycosyltransferase 87 family protein produces MTAPAPSPHSADLDRRLTLYPKALLLALAAAFVFVIISGDGSDTASGRVGGDFPAFYSAGTIVADGHIDDLWDPTTQAAAQEGLLGDEDGFIMFPYAPHVAGAYSVLARLPYRAAYVVHTFVMVGLLVGALHLLRPMISVIDRRFPLALAATLTSYPVFVGIGGGQNTACTLFLVALIWRSLATDRELVAGLAAAALLFRPQYALPIIGLLFLGRHWRAVGAAGVGAVGVWSVNALLFGPAWLTTWLREVRPLLEADAEVNALNEIAPIGFLHSLLGTESKTALVVGGLVSAAVVATLAWTWWRSALELDERIAVTTAGLLLIGPHTIYYDSSLLVFTVLVLFDRGRIDRRIVALAWAVGMVHLAKTAAGGSPLAVVVVAAFAATAWTLLRRSRQAEELRVLPIQDSWSPR; encoded by the coding sequence ATGACTGCTCCCGCGCCGAGCCCGCATTCGGCCGATCTCGATCGCCGCCTGACGCTCTACCCGAAGGCGCTCCTCCTCGCGCTGGCCGCCGCCTTCGTCTTCGTCATCATCAGCGGTGACGGTTCCGACACGGCATCGGGCCGGGTCGGCGGCGACTTCCCCGCGTTCTACTCCGCCGGCACGATCGTCGCCGACGGCCACATCGACGACCTGTGGGATCCCACCACCCAGGCGGCCGCCCAGGAGGGTCTCCTGGGCGACGAGGACGGGTTCATCATGTTCCCGTACGCCCCGCATGTCGCCGGGGCGTACTCGGTCCTGGCCCGGCTCCCGTACCGAGCCGCCTATGTGGTCCACACGTTCGTGATGGTCGGTCTGCTCGTCGGTGCGCTCCACTTGCTCCGGCCCATGATCTCGGTGATCGACCGGCGTTTCCCCCTCGCCCTCGCGGCGACGCTCACGTCGTATCCCGTCTTCGTCGGCATCGGTGGCGGCCAGAACACCGCGTGCACGCTCTTCCTCGTCGCCCTGATCTGGCGGAGCCTCGCCACCGACCGCGAGCTCGTGGCGGGGCTCGCCGCCGCGGCACTGCTCTTTCGACCGCAGTACGCCCTTCCGATCATCGGTCTGCTCTTCCTCGGTCGCCACTGGCGGGCCGTGGGTGCCGCCGGCGTCGGCGCGGTGGGCGTCTGGTCGGTCAACGCACTTCTCTTCGGGCCCGCGTGGCTGACGACCTGGCTGCGCGAGGTCCGACCGCTGCTCGAGGCCGACGCCGAAGTGAACGCACTCAACGAGATCGCCCCCATCGGCTTCCTGCACTCGCTACTCGGCACCGAGTCGAAGACGGCGCTCGTCGTCGGCGGCCTCGTGTCGGCAGCGGTCGTCGCGACATTGGCGTGGACCTGGTGGCGCAGTGCTCTGGAGCTCGACGAGCGGATCGCGGTGACGACCGCCGGGTTGCTCCTGATCGGCCCCCACACGATCTACTACGACAGCTCGCTCCTCGTGTTCACCGTGTTGGTCCTCTTCGACCGCGGCCGCATCGACCGAAGGATCGTCGCCCTCGCATGGGCCGTCGGCATGGTGCATCTCGCGAAGACCGCGGCCGGCGGATCGCCGCTCGCGGTCGTCGTCGTGGCCGCGTTCGCGGCGACGGCGTGGACTCTCCTGCGCCGGTCCCGTCAGGCCGAGGAGTTGCGCGTGTTGCCGATCCAGGACTCGTGGAGTCCCCGGTAG
- a CDS encoding malate dehydrogenase: MNEPVRVAVTGAAGQIGYSLLFRIASGSMLGPDQPVILQLLEIPPAMGALEGVAMELDDGAFPLLAGITQSDDPNAAFDGANIAMLVGSRPRSKGMERKDLLEANGAIFTVQGKALNDNAADDIKVLVVGNPANTNSLIAMNNAPDIPDARFTAMTRLDHNRAKAQLAQKLGVTVNDITNMTIWGNHSATQYPDLFHCNVNGSNAAEAVGDQDWLENTFIPTVQQRGAAIIEARGLSSAASAASAAVDHVHDWVLGSAANDWVSMAIPSDGSYGVPEGLMSSFPVTCSGGEYSIVQGLDIDEFSQSRIDATVAELAEERDTVRELGLI, from the coding sequence ATGAACGAGCCCGTTCGCGTCGCCGTCACCGGCGCCGCCGGTCAGATCGGCTACAGCCTCCTCTTCCGCATCGCCAGTGGCTCGATGCTCGGCCCCGATCAGCCGGTCATTCTCCAGCTGCTCGAGATCCCGCCCGCCATGGGTGCACTCGAGGGCGTTGCCATGGAGCTCGACGACGGGGCCTTCCCGCTGCTGGCCGGCATCACCCAGAGCGACGACCCGAACGCTGCGTTCGACGGCGCCAACATCGCCATGCTCGTCGGTTCGCGGCCCCGTTCCAAGGGCATGGAGCGCAAGGACCTGCTCGAGGCCAACGGCGCCATCTTCACCGTCCAGGGCAAGGCCCTCAACGACAACGCGGCCGACGACATCAAGGTCCTCGTCGTGGGCAACCCGGCCAACACGAACTCGCTCATCGCGATGAACAACGCGCCCGACATCCCCGACGCCCGCTTCACCGCGATGACCCGCCTCGACCACAACCGGGCCAAGGCGCAGCTCGCCCAGAAGCTCGGTGTCACGGTCAACGACATCACCAACATGACCATCTGGGGCAACCACTCGGCCACCCAGTATCCCGACCTGTTCCACTGCAACGTCAACGGCAGCAACGCTGCGGAGGCAGTGGGCGACCAGGACTGGCTCGAGAACACCTTCATCCCGACCGTGCAGCAGCGCGGCGCGGCCATCATCGAGGCCCGTGGATTGTCGTCGGCGGCGTCCGCCGCGTCGGCCGCCGTCGATCACGTCCACGACTGGGTGCTCGGGTCCGCAGCGAACGATTGGGTCTCGATGGCGATCCCGTCCGACGGCAGCTATGGCGTGCCGGAGGGACTCATGTCGTCGTTCCCGGTCACCTGCAGCGGCGGCGAGTACTCGATCGTGCAGGGGCTCGACATCGACGAGTTCTCCCAGAGCCGGATCGACGCCACCGTCGCCGAGCTCGCCGAAGAGCGCGACACGGTGCGCGAGCTCGGTCTGATCTGA
- a CDS encoding helix-turn-helix transcriptional regulator translates to MADSSSAANEPEAAPRHDADILEFPGGDRTTRLRDVIGEVLREERHRQGRTLADVADAAAVSVQYLSEVERGRKEVSSDVLHAIHQELGIDLGELLDRSTRRLRPRAQHRGPVMLAA, encoded by the coding sequence ATGGCCGACTCGTCGAGTGCCGCGAACGAACCCGAAGCCGCGCCGCGTCACGACGCCGACATCCTCGAGTTCCCCGGTGGCGATCGCACCACGCGCCTGCGTGACGTGATCGGCGAGGTGCTGCGGGAGGAACGGCATCGTCAGGGGCGCACGCTCGCCGACGTCGCCGATGCCGCGGCGGTCTCGGTGCAGTACCTCTCCGAGGTCGAGCGAGGCCGCAAGGAGGTCTCCTCCGACGTGCTGCACGCGATCCACCAGGAGTTGGGGATCGATCTCGGCGAGTTGCTCGACCGTTCGACTCGGCGGCTACGCCCGCGGGCGCAGCACCGCGGTCCGGTCATGCTCGCCGCCTGA
- a CDS encoding ATP-dependent Clp protease proteolytic subunit: MTSYTIPTVVESTARGERVSDIYSRLLSERIVFVGTPIDDGVANVIVAQLLHLAADNATADINLYLNSPGGSFSAMMAIYDTMQFVACDVATLCVGQATSTAAILLAAGAPGKRALLPHARVLLHQPHAEGSRGSLSDLALEAAELARVRAEAEGLLAHHTGRSADDVRADTDRALVLAGEAAVAYGIADRVLVGSGGEHDRTAVLRPRA, encoded by the coding sequence ATGACCTCCTACACGATCCCCACCGTCGTCGAGTCGACGGCTCGGGGCGAGCGCGTGTCCGACATCTACAGCCGTCTCCTCTCGGAGCGCATCGTCTTCGTCGGCACCCCGATCGATGATGGCGTCGCCAATGTGATCGTCGCCCAGCTCCTCCATCTCGCAGCCGACAACGCCACCGCCGACATCAACCTCTATCTCAACTCACCGGGCGGGTCGTTCAGCGCCATGATGGCGATCTACGACACCATGCAGTTCGTCGCCTGCGATGTGGCGACGCTCTGCGTGGGCCAGGCCACATCGACAGCTGCCATCCTCCTCGCCGCCGGCGCGCCGGGCAAGCGGGCACTGTTGCCGCACGCCCGGGTGCTGCTCCACCAGCCCCACGCCGAGGGCAGCCGCGGATCGCTGAGCGATCTCGCGCTGGAGGCGGCCGAGTTGGCCCGCGTGCGGGCCGAGGCCGAGGGGCTGCTCGCCCACCACACCGGACGCTCGGCCGACGATGTCCGCGCCGACACCGATCGGGCCCTGGTCCTCGCCGGCGAAGCGGCGGTCGCGTATGGGATCGCCGACCGGGTCCTCGTCGGTTCAGGCGGCGAGCATGACCGGACCGCGGTGCTGCGCCCGCGGGCGTAG